One Gloeobacter morelensis MG652769 DNA window includes the following coding sequences:
- the tsaB gene encoding tRNA (adenosine(37)-N6)-threonylcarbamoyltransferase complex dimerization subunit type 1 TsaB codes for MSGTAGLGLHTSTDTLGLALWEGESLRTQLFAEGRALSETLQVRLRDFLVPRRFSDLDWIAICIGPGSFTATRLGVVTARTLAQALAVPLLGVNALEALAAAHPGHGPVAVWLDARRGDRYAALYERVDGVLITLRDVALVLEAHWEAWQGTLPPGCRVIAGDAVPEPPIAALMHLAHGRFEGGLRPGWFEVEPLYGRGAPIHPGAVAPGPD; via the coding sequence TTGAGCGGCACCGCCGGGCTGGGTCTGCACACTTCCACCGACACCCTGGGCCTTGCCCTTTGGGAGGGGGAGAGCTTGCGCACGCAACTGTTCGCAGAGGGGCGCGCCCTCTCCGAGACGCTGCAGGTGCGGCTGCGGGATTTTCTGGTCCCCCGGCGTTTTAGTGATCTAGATTGGATCGCCATCTGCATCGGCCCCGGCAGCTTCACGGCCACCCGGCTGGGGGTGGTGACGGCGCGCACCCTTGCCCAGGCGCTCGCTGTCCCGCTTCTGGGCGTCAATGCCCTCGAAGCCCTGGCGGCGGCTCACCCAGGCCATGGCCCGGTGGCCGTCTGGCTGGATGCCCGCCGCGGCGACCGCTACGCCGCCCTTTACGAGCGCGTTGACGGTGTTTTGATCACTTTGCGGGACGTAGCACTGGTCCTCGAAGCGCACTGGGAAGCCTGGCAGGGCACCTTGCCGCCCGGCTGCCGGGTGATCGCGGGTGACGCCGTGCCCGAGCCGCCCATCGCTGCCTTGATGCATCTGGCGCACGGACGCTTCGAGGGCGGCCTGCGCCCCGGCTGGTTCGAGGTGGAACCTTTGTACGGACGGGGAGCCCCCATCCACCCCGGAGCCGTTGCTCCTGGGCCCGATTGA
- a CDS encoding TOBE domain-containing protein: MAIRISGRNQLPGKVIELVLGDIMAQVVVQVGEFVVEAVITRRSAEQMGLKVGDEVSVLVKATEAMVIKEMP, translated from the coding sequence ATGGCGATCCGGATCAGCGGGCGCAACCAGTTGCCGGGCAAAGTAATCGAATTGGTCCTGGGGGACATCATGGCCCAGGTCGTTGTGCAGGTGGGCGAATTTGTTGTCGAAGCGGTGATCACCCGCCGCAGCGCCGAGCAGATGGGCCTCAAAGTCGGCGACGAGGTAAGCGTGCTGGTCAAAGCCACAGAAGCGATGGTGATCAAGGAGATGCCTTAG